A window from Tenacibaculum singaporense encodes these proteins:
- a CDS encoding DUF4199 domain-containing protein: protein MENQANSKNIILNYGLYLGIIGVFIHLAFYASGTLIKFGWLSGIIGFVAMIILIILGIKKFKTDNNGFLTFGQALKVGVGIALISAVITTVYTLIFTNVIEPDFQAQMMEVQKQTWIDAGMTDEQIEASEAMSKKFSSPVITIPLSIVVSAFFGFIISAIGGAIMKKTEEEQY from the coding sequence ATGGAAAATCAAGCAAACAGCAAAAACATTATTTTAAACTATGGATTATATTTAGGTATCATCGGAGTTTTTATTCACTTAGCATTTTATGCCTCGGGAACCTTAATAAAATTTGGTTGGTTAAGTGGTATAATCGGTTTTGTGGCAATGATTATACTTATTATATTAGGAATTAAAAAGTTCAAGACTGATAATAACGGTTTTTTAACTTTTGGTCAAGCTTTAAAAGTTGGGGTTGGAATAGCTCTAATAAGTGCAGTTATTACAACTGTCTATACCTTAATTTTCACAAATGTTATTGAACCTGACTTTCAAGCACAAATGATGGAAGTTCAAAAGCAAACCTGGATTGATGCTGGTATGACTGATGAACAAATAGAAGCTTCTGAAGCTATGTCCAAAAAGTTTAGTAGCCCTGTAATAACAATACCCCTGTCAATAGTAGTATCTGCATTTTTTGGATTTATCATTTCTGCAATTGGAGGCGCTATCATGAAAAAAACAGAAGAAGAACAATATTAA
- a CDS encoding tyrosine recombinase, with protein sequence MNWKQAISDYTNFLKIERGLSKNSIDSYQRDVNKLFLFVDNLENSSSPIHITADTIQQFIYETSKSINARSQARLISGLRSFFDFLVFEDYREDNPTDLVESPNIIKKLPDTLEKEDIDKLIAAIDLSHPQGERNKTIIETIYSCGLRVSELINLQLSDLFFDDGYIRILGKGNKYRFVPIHITTIHRLSFYINEIRSQITPKKEDEDTVFLNRRGKRLTRQMIFIILKELAQKINLQKSIGPHTLRHSFATYLLKEGADLRVIQQLLGHESITTTEIYVHLDTSFLKKVVEEHHPRSDKKIKNEEEE encoded by the coding sequence ATGAACTGGAAACAAGCTATATCTGATTATACTAACTTTTTAAAAATCGAAAGAGGGCTTTCAAAAAACTCTATAGATAGTTATCAAAGAGATGTAAATAAGCTCTTTTTATTTGTAGATAATCTAGAAAACTCTTCTTCTCCAATTCATATAACTGCAGATACTATTCAGCAATTCATCTATGAAACTAGCAAAAGTATCAATGCTCGTAGTCAAGCTAGATTAATTTCAGGTTTACGTAGCTTTTTTGATTTTTTGGTATTTGAAGATTATCGAGAAGACAACCCTACTGATTTAGTAGAAAGCCCTAACATTATTAAAAAATTACCAGACACTTTAGAAAAAGAAGATATTGATAAACTAATTGCTGCAATTGATTTGAGCCACCCTCAAGGAGAACGCAACAAAACTATCATTGAAACCATATATAGTTGTGGTCTTCGTGTTAGTGAATTAATCAACCTACAACTTTCAGATTTATTTTTTGATGATGGTTATATACGTATACTAGGTAAAGGAAACAAATATCGCTTTGTCCCTATACATATCACAACAATTCATAGACTTAGCTTTTATATTAATGAAATCAGGTCTCAAATTACTCCCAAAAAAGAAGATGAAGATACAGTTTTTTTAAATAGAAGAGGAAAGCGTTTAACTAGACAAATGATTTTTATAATTCTAAAAGAGTTAGCTCAAAAAATCAATCTTCAAAAAAGTATTGGTCCGCATACACTAAGACACTCTTTTGCTACGTATTTACTAAAAGAAGGAGCTGATTTACGTGTTATTCAACAATTATTAGGACATGAAAGTATTACAACTACAGAGATTTATGTGCATTTAGATACTAGTTTTCTTAAAAAAGTAGTTGAAGAACATCACCCTAGAAGTGATAAGAAAATAAAAAACGAGGAAGAGGAATAA
- a CDS encoding outer membrane beta-barrel protein encodes MKKILVVAMMALGLAVNAQETELNVGGTIGLPSGDLNSDFYDVSGAIEANYLFNVAEGFKVGPSVSYLHINGDGPDLGYLPLAAAARYNVSEKFVVGADLGYGIGVYQDGQDSGFYYRPMVGYKVTEKITIQADYKGISLDGGTVATFGLGGTYSFSL; translated from the coding sequence ATGAAAAAAATTTTAGTAGTTGCTATGATGGCTTTAGGATTAGCTGTTAATGCACAAGAAACAGAATTAAACGTTGGTGGAACTATCGGATTACCTTCAGGAGATTTAAATAGTGATTTCTATGATGTGTCTGGAGCAATTGAAGCTAATTATTTATTTAATGTAGCTGAAGGATTTAAAGTAGGACCATCTGTATCTTACTTACACATTAACGGAGACGGACCAGATTTAGGTTACTTACCTTTAGCTGCTGCTGCTCGTTATAATGTATCTGAGAAGTTTGTAGTTGGAGCTGACTTAGGTTATGGAATTGGTGTTTACCAAGATGGTCAAGATAGTGGATTTTACTACAGACCAATGGTAGGTTACAAAGTAACTGAAAAAATTACAATTCAAGCTGATTACAAAGGAATTAGTCTTGATGGAGGTACCGTTGCTACATTTGGTTTAGGAGGAACTTATTCTTTCTCTTTATAG
- the aroQ gene encoding type II 3-dehydroquinate dehydratase, whose amino-acid sequence MKKITIINGPNLNLLGKREPTIYGDGTFEDYLKKLKNKYVDIQLEYFQSNIEGEIIDKLHEVGFDYDGVILNAAAYTHTSIGIGDAVKGIETPVVEVHISNIHAREEFRHVSYIAPNAKGVIFGFGLKGYELALQSFL is encoded by the coding sequence ATGAAAAAAATAACTATAATCAACGGTCCTAACTTGAATTTACTAGGAAAGCGCGAACCAACTATTTACGGGGATGGTACTTTTGAAGATTACTTGAAAAAATTAAAAAATAAATATGTAGATATTCAGTTAGAGTATTTTCAATCTAATATTGAAGGAGAAATAATAGATAAACTGCATGAAGTTGGTTTTGATTATGATGGTGTCATTCTAAATGCAGCAGCCTATACACATACTTCTATTGGTATTGGTGACGCTGTAAAAGGTATTGAAACACCTGTAGTTGAAGTGCATATATCTAACATACATGCTCGTGAGGAGTTTCGTCATGTAAGTTACATAGCTCCGAATGCAAAAGGAGTTATTTTTGGTTTTGGACTGAAAGGGTATGAATTAGCGCTTCAAAGTTTTTTGTAA
- a CDS encoding lipoprotein N-acyltransferase Lnb domain-containing protein, with protein MMIKKHVFLLLCLVVNNLGFSQRVNTLGLSKFSQISIITSGPGEVLYEKFGHTAIRVKDPVLQLDLLYNYGIFDFDDPNFYVNFTKGYMKYKLARYPFHLSLKSAQQDKRWVKEQILNLTQQQRNEFFQFLETNVLPENASYFYDPFFDNCATRPRDIIQKVTSDNLVFKDDFVTKKQSLRQLMNNEINPNTWGSLGINIALGSKLDKIATPSEYLYLPDYVFEALKASRIIKGEKEEALVQKTNILLDFKEKESKSDALSPFLIILLFSLLGLFITYKDIKNSKRTKWLDFTLFFITGVLGLLIVFLWFFTNHSTAPNNFNFLWAFAPNVIIAFILLKKEPPIWVYKYCLVLLFFLIIIPFVWLTKVQLYTYPMIPLFVFLGIRYWYLQKTLKR; from the coding sequence ATGATGATAAAAAAACATGTATTTCTTTTACTTTGTTTAGTAGTTAATAACCTAGGTTTTTCTCAAAGAGTTAATACTTTAGGTTTGTCTAAGTTTTCTCAAATCAGTATCATTACTTCTGGTCCTGGAGAAGTTTTATACGAGAAATTTGGACACACAGCTATTCGTGTGAAAGATCCTGTTTTACAGTTAGATTTACTTTACAACTATGGAATTTTTGATTTTGACGACCCTAACTTTTATGTAAACTTTACTAAAGGTTATATGAAATATAAATTGGCTCGTTATCCGTTTCATTTATCTTTAAAAAGTGCTCAACAAGACAAACGTTGGGTTAAAGAGCAAATTTTAAATTTAACACAGCAACAAAGAAATGAGTTCTTTCAGTTTTTAGAAACAAATGTTCTACCTGAAAATGCAAGCTATTTTTACGACCCTTTTTTTGATAACTGTGCTACTAGACCGCGTGATATAATACAAAAAGTTACAAGTGATAATTTAGTTTTCAAGGATGATTTTGTTACTAAAAAACAATCTCTAAGACAATTAATGAACAACGAAATCAATCCGAACACTTGGGGTAGTTTAGGAATTAATATTGCACTGGGAAGTAAATTAGATAAAATTGCAACACCTTCAGAATATTTATATCTACCCGATTATGTTTTTGAAGCTTTAAAAGCATCTAGGATAATTAAAGGTGAAAAAGAAGAAGCCTTAGTACAAAAAACTAATATCTTGCTCGATTTTAAAGAGAAAGAATCAAAAAGTGATGCTCTTAGTCCGTTTTTAATTATTTTATTATTCTCTCTACTGGGATTATTTATTACTTATAAAGATATTAAAAACTCTAAAAGAACCAAATGGCTTGATTTTACTTTATTTTTCATCACAGGGGTTTTAGGTTTATTAATTGTTTTCTTATGGTTCTTCACCAATCACTCCACAGCTCCAAATAACTTTAACTTTTTATGGGCTTTTGCTCCAAATGTTATTATAGCCTTTATCTTATTAAAAAAAGAGCCTCCTATTTGGGTTTATAAATACTGTCTAGTTCTATTATTTTTTTTAATAATTATACCATTTGTATGGTTAACTAAAGTACAGTTATATACCTACCCTATGATTCCTTTATTTGTATTTTTAGGAATACGTTATTGGTATTTACAAAAAACTTTGAAGCGCTAA
- a CDS encoding YheT family hydrolase, with the protein MPIISDTFSPSLPFKSAHFNTVYRPLFMKDTIKYKRKRITTWDADFIDLDFSLVESKTLVLLIHGLEGSSQSNYMITTSNHLNNIGFDTVCMNLRGCSGEDNLLLETYHSGKTDDVEFVIKHLNSNYNYENIIIIGFSLGGNLTLKFLGEYSDIPSEVKGGIAVSVPVDLTSSQAELNKLKNKIYLNEFLRTMKLKLLQKAEKFPDFQLDKELLFKASKFRHLEKQYTVPVFGFKSSEDYWEKASAKPFIPEIKVPTLLINALDDSFLSKECYPIKEAKNMKNFYLSTPNYGGHVGFISSFSNTENRWLEQRISKFIHETLGIKP; encoded by the coding sequence ATGCCAATTATTTCAGATACATTCTCTCCTAGTTTACCTTTTAAAAGTGCTCATTTCAACACTGTTTATCGACCTTTATTCATGAAAGACACTATTAAGTATAAAAGAAAAAGAATTACAACTTGGGATGCCGATTTTATTGATTTAGACTTTTCTTTAGTCGAATCTAAAACACTCGTGTTATTAATTCATGGACTAGAAGGGAGTTCTCAATCAAACTATATGATTACAACATCTAATCATTTAAACAATATTGGTTTCGATACAGTTTGCATGAACTTAAGAGGTTGTAGCGGAGAAGATAATTTACTTTTAGAAACTTACCATAGTGGAAAAACTGATGATGTTGAGTTTGTTATCAAGCATTTAAATAGTAATTATAATTACGAAAACATTATAATTATTGGTTTTAGCTTAGGAGGTAACCTAACACTTAAATTTTTAGGAGAATATAGTGATATTCCTTCGGAAGTTAAAGGAGGAATAGCTGTTTCTGTTCCTGTAGATTTAACTTCTTCTCAAGCCGAATTAAACAAACTAAAAAACAAAATTTACCTAAATGAGTTTTTACGTACCATGAAGTTGAAACTGTTACAAAAAGCCGAAAAGTTTCCTGATTTTCAGCTCGACAAAGAACTTTTATTCAAAGCAAGTAAATTCAGACATTTAGAAAAACAATATACAGTTCCTGTTTTTGGATTTAAAAGTTCAGAGGATTATTGGGAAAAAGCAAGTGCAAAACCTTTCATTCCTGAAATAAAAGTCCCTACATTACTCATAAATGCTTTAGATGATAGTTTTTTATCAAAAGAATGTTATCCGATAAAAGAAGCAAAAAACATGAAAAACTTTTATTTATCCACACCAAATTATGGTGGACATGTTGGCTTTATATCTTCTTTTTCTAATACAGAAAACAGGTGGTTAGAACAACGGATTTCAAAATTTATTCATGAAACTCTTGGAATTAAACCTTAA
- a CDS encoding CDP-alcohol phosphatidyltransferase family protein, with product MNIKKYIPNLLTLGNLLCGTIATIFAIKGDFFATAILVMLGILFDFFDGFAARMLKVQGELGKQLDSLADMVTSGVVPGIVMMQMLVNALDIDAVGYFGVDEYGATGSNLPYIGLLLTLGAGYRLAKFNIDERQSDSFIGVPTPAMSLFVISLPLIAQFDKESFLIGFIENQYFLILITILFTYLMNAEIPLFSLKFKNFYFKDNVIKYVFLALSVILIVTLKIVAIPMIILSYVVLSIVNNSDKKLSSK from the coding sequence ATGAATATTAAAAAATATATTCCCAATTTATTAACTTTAGGAAACCTGTTATGTGGTACTATTGCTACTATTTTTGCTATAAAAGGTGATTTTTTTGCTACAGCAATTTTGGTAATGCTAGGGATACTTTTTGATTTTTTTGATGGATTTGCCGCTCGTATGTTAAAAGTACAAGGTGAATTAGGAAAGCAGTTAGATAGTTTAGCAGACATGGTAACGAGTGGGGTAGTACCGGGAATTGTAATGATGCAAATGTTGGTGAATGCTTTAGATATAGATGCTGTTGGATATTTTGGAGTTGATGAGTACGGAGCAACAGGCAGTAATTTACCATACATAGGATTATTATTAACATTGGGAGCTGGGTATCGTTTGGCAAAATTTAATATTGATGAACGTCAATCTGATAGTTTTATAGGTGTACCTACACCTGCTATGAGTTTGTTTGTGATTTCATTACCATTAATAGCTCAATTTGATAAAGAATCGTTTTTAATAGGTTTTATTGAAAATCAATATTTTTTGATATTAATTACAATATTATTTACGTACCTAATGAATGCTGAAATCCCGTTATTTTCTCTAAAATTTAAGAACTTTTATTTTAAAGATAATGTGATTAAGTATGTGTTTTTAGCTTTGTCGGTTATATTAATTGTAACGCTAAAAATAGTAGCAATTCCAATGATTATTCTTTCTTATGTAGTGTTATCTATAGTAAATAATTCTGATAAAAAACTTTCTTCAAAATAG
- a CDS encoding carboxymuconolactone decarboxylase family protein, translating to MSQKVQEFNDYRAKMNEKILASDNKVIKRIFNLDTNAFTEGHLPVKTKELLGLVASAVLRCDDCIAYHLKTAYENGVTKEEMMETMSIATLVGGTILIPHLRRAVEFWEALENEA from the coding sequence ATGTCACAAAAAGTCCAAGAGTTTAACGACTACCGTGCTAAAATGAACGAAAAGATTTTAGCATCAGATAATAAAGTAATCAAACGTATTTTTAACCTAGACACCAATGCTTTTACCGAAGGGCATTTACCTGTTAAAACTAAAGAATTACTAGGTTTAGTAGCATCTGCTGTTCTACGCTGTGATGATTGTATTGCTTATCATTTAAAAACAGCTTACGAAAACGGTGTTACCAAAGAAGAGATGATGGAAACTATGAGTATTGCTACATTGGTTGGTGGAACTATTTTAATTCCTCATTTACGAAGAGCTGTAGAATTTTGGGAAGCTTTAGAAAACGAAGCTTAA
- the tatC gene encoding twin-arginine translocase subunit TatC: MAEKEMSFLDHLEELRWHLVRSFAAIFIVAIVIFANINFVFNEILLAHLKPDFATYQFFCKVFSSIGIDSSFCTIKFKQTLQALNPTQQLMTGIWSSLILGFVVAFPYILWEFWRFIAPGLHESEKKKSKGFIFTSSFLFFLGILFSYYVILPMSVYFFYNFEISDAIQNNFKLEAYISLITNTLLGVAIFFELPVVIFFLSKIGLITPEFLRKYRKHALVVVLVLSAIITPPDVASQIIVSVPIMILYEMSIYVSKFVIKQQQKNVTKSPRV, encoded by the coding sequence ATGGCAGAAAAGGAAATGTCTTTTTTAGACCATCTTGAAGAATTAAGATGGCATTTAGTAAGGAGTTTTGCAGCTATTTTTATTGTTGCAATTGTAATTTTTGCAAACATCAATTTTGTTTTTAACGAGATACTTTTAGCTCATCTAAAACCTGATTTTGCAACCTATCAATTCTTTTGTAAAGTATTTTCTTCTATTGGAATTGACAGTAGCTTTTGTACAATAAAATTCAAACAAACGCTACAAGCTTTAAATCCTACTCAACAATTAATGACAGGAATTTGGTCTTCACTAATTTTAGGATTTGTAGTTGCCTTTCCTTATATTTTATGGGAGTTTTGGCGATTTATAGCTCCTGGTTTGCATGAAAGTGAAAAGAAGAAATCAAAAGGTTTTATTTTTACCTCTTCTTTTCTATTCTTTCTAGGTATTTTATTTAGCTATTATGTTATTCTACCAATGTCTGTATATTTCTTTTACAATTTTGAAATATCAGACGCCATACAAAACAACTTTAAACTAGAGGCTTACATTAGCCTTATTACTAACACATTATTAGGTGTGGCTATATTTTTTGAACTCCCTGTAGTTATTTTCTTCCTTTCAAAAATAGGATTGATTACACCAGAGTTTTTAAGAAAATATCGCAAGCATGCCTTAGTAGTGGTATTGGTATTATCTGCAATTATTACCCCGCCAGATGTAGCTAGTCAAATAATTGTATCGGTACCTATCATGATTTTATATGAAATGAGTATTTATGTTTCAAAATTTGTCATAAAACAACAACAAAAGAATGTCACAAAAAGTCCAAGAGTTTAA
- a CDS encoding KpsF/GutQ family sugar-phosphate isomerase, with protein sequence MKDANAILSTAKETILLESNAIANLANLLNSSFTDAVNFIFNSKGRVIVTGIGKSANIATKMVATFNSTGTPAVFMHAADAIHGDLGNIQDNDVVICISKSGNTPEIKVLVPLIKNSNNKIIAITGNPDSFLGKNADFLLNSFVEKEACPNNLAPTTSTTAQLVLGDALAVCLLELRGFTSSDFAKYHPGGALGKRLYLRVSDLIKNNELPKVKSVDKVTQVIVEISEKRLGVTAVVDDNDIITGIITDGDIRRMLSKTTKIDELTAADIMSTTPKTIDVDAMAVEALDTLENNNITQILVTDANNNYVGVVHLHDLIKEGIF encoded by the coding sequence TTGAAAGACGCAAACGCTATTCTCTCAACCGCAAAAGAAACTATCCTTTTAGAAAGTAATGCTATTGCTAATTTAGCAAATTTATTAAATAGCTCGTTTACGGACGCTGTTAATTTTATATTTAATTCTAAAGGTCGTGTTATTGTAACTGGTATTGGAAAAAGTGCCAATATTGCTACTAAAATGGTAGCTACTTTTAACTCAACAGGTACACCTGCTGTTTTTATGCACGCTGCTGATGCTATACATGGTGATTTAGGTAATATACAGGATAACGATGTAGTGATTTGTATTTCTAAAAGTGGAAACACTCCTGAGATAAAAGTCTTAGTGCCTTTAATTAAGAACTCTAACAACAAAATTATCGCTATAACAGGAAATCCTGATTCTTTCTTAGGAAAAAATGCTGACTTCCTTTTAAATTCTTTTGTTGAAAAAGAAGCTTGCCCTAATAATTTAGCACCAACAACTAGTACCACTGCTCAATTAGTTCTAGGAGATGCATTAGCTGTTTGTTTATTAGAGTTAAGAGGTTTTACTAGTAGTGATTTTGCTAAATATCATCCCGGAGGTGCTTTAGGAAAACGTTTATATTTAAGAGTATCTGACCTTATTAAAAATAACGAATTACCTAAAGTAAAAAGTGTCGATAAAGTTACTCAGGTAATTGTTGAAATCTCAGAAAAACGCTTAGGTGTAACTGCTGTTGTTGATGATAATGATATAATTACGGGAATTATTACCGATGGGGATATTCGTAGAATGCTAAGTAAAACAACTAAAATAGATGAGCTTACTGCTGCTGATATTATGAGTACTACACCAAAAACAATTGATGTAGATGCTATGGCTGTTGAAGCTCTAGACACGTTAGAAAACAATAATATCACACAAATTTTAGTTACAGACGCAAACAACAATTATGTAGGTGTAGTACACTTACACGATTTAATTAAAGAAGGAATATTTTAA
- a CDS encoding RecQ family ATP-dependent DNA helicase, translated as MNKEQTDLYGSLKKIFGFNQFKGLQEDVVNSVLENKNTFVIMPTGGGKSLCYQLPALMKEGTAIVVSPLIALMKNQVDAIRGISENHGIAHVLNSSLNKSEIAQVKSDIESGITKLLYVAPESLIKEEYAEFLRRQKISFVAIDEAHCISEWGHDFRPEYRNLRNIIKQIDNVPIIGLTATATEKVQEDILKTLGMSDANVFKASFNRSNLFYEVRPKTKDVEKDIIRFIKQRIGKSGIIYCLSRKKVEEIAQILQVNGINAVPYHAGLDAKTRVKHQDMFLMEDCDVVVATIAFGMGIDKPDVRFVIHHDIPKSLESYYQETGRAGRDGGEGYCLTFYSYKDIEKLEKFMANKPVAEQEVGHALLQEVVGYAETSMNRRKYLLHYFGEEFDEVNGEGADMDDNMRNPKKKHEAKDEVVTLLSVIRDTSEMYKPKEIVNTIIGKENALLKSHKTNVQPFFGIGKAKDNHYWMALIRQVLVADLIKKEIEQYGVLKLTKEGKEFIKNPSSFMMTENHVYKTADDGTIITNEKSAGGVDDKLVVMLKDLRKKVGKRLGVPPFAVFQDPSLDDMALKYPVTLDELAKVHGVGEGKAKKYGKDFVALISKYVEDNDIMRPDDLIVKSTGVNSGLKLYIIQNTDRKLPLEDIAKSKGLEMSELIKEMEAIVFSGTKLNIDYAVDDLLDEDQQEEIHDYFMEAETDKIQEALDEFDGDYDDDELRLMRIKFTSEIAN; from the coding sequence ATGAATAAAGAGCAGACGGATTTATATGGATCATTAAAAAAAATCTTCGGATTTAACCAGTTTAAAGGGCTACAAGAAGATGTAGTTAACAGTGTGTTAGAAAATAAAAACACATTTGTTATTATGCCGACTGGTGGTGGTAAATCGCTATGTTATCAATTACCTGCCTTAATGAAGGAAGGTACAGCAATTGTGGTATCTCCATTAATTGCTTTAATGAAAAATCAAGTAGATGCCATTAGAGGGATTTCTGAAAATCATGGAATAGCCCATGTATTAAATTCTTCGTTGAACAAATCGGAGATTGCACAAGTAAAATCAGATATTGAATCGGGAATTACCAAGTTATTGTACGTAGCTCCTGAATCTTTAATTAAAGAAGAGTACGCTGAGTTTTTAAGAAGACAAAAAATATCATTTGTAGCTATTGATGAAGCACACTGTATATCTGAGTGGGGGCATGATTTTAGACCTGAGTATAGAAATCTGAGAAATATTATTAAACAGATTGATAATGTACCAATTATTGGTTTAACTGCAACCGCAACAGAGAAAGTACAAGAAGATATTCTTAAAACTCTTGGAATGTCAGATGCAAATGTGTTTAAAGCATCTTTCAACAGATCAAATTTATTCTACGAAGTTAGGCCTAAGACTAAAGATGTAGAAAAAGACATTATTCGCTTTATAAAACAACGAATAGGAAAATCAGGTATTATTTACTGCTTGAGTCGTAAAAAAGTGGAAGAAATAGCGCAAATTTTACAAGTCAACGGAATTAATGCTGTTCCTTACCATGCAGGTTTAGACGCAAAAACACGTGTAAAGCATCAAGACATGTTCTTAATGGAAGATTGTGATGTTGTAGTAGCTACTATTGCTTTTGGTATGGGAATTGACAAACCAGATGTTCGTTTTGTAATACACCACGACATTCCTAAAAGTTTAGAGAGTTATTATCAAGAAACTGGTAGAGCAGGACGTGATGGAGGAGAAGGTTATTGCCTAACTTTCTATTCATATAAAGATATAGAAAAGCTTGAGAAGTTTATGGCGAACAAGCCTGTTGCTGAGCAAGAAGTTGGACATGCTCTATTACAAGAAGTTGTAGGGTACGCTGAAACATCAATGAACAGGCGTAAATATTTACTGCATTATTTTGGAGAAGAATTTGATGAAGTAAATGGAGAAGGTGCTGATATGGACGATAATATGCGAAATCCTAAGAAGAAGCACGAAGCTAAAGATGAAGTAGTAACCTTATTATCTGTTATTAGAGATACTAGTGAAATGTATAAACCAAAAGAAATTGTAAACACAATTATTGGTAAAGAAAATGCATTGTTAAAGTCTCATAAAACAAATGTTCAGCCTTTTTTTGGTATTGGTAAAGCTAAAGACAATCATTATTGGATGGCTTTAATCCGTCAAGTTTTAGTTGCGGATTTAATCAAGAAAGAAATAGAACAGTATGGAGTTTTAAAACTAACAAAAGAAGGTAAAGAGTTTATAAAAAATCCATCATCATTTATGATGACAGAAAATCACGTATATAAAACAGCAGATGATGGTACTATTATTACCAATGAAAAATCAGCAGGAGGAGTAGATGATAAATTGGTAGTGATGCTAAAAGATTTAAGAAAGAAAGTAGGAAAACGTTTAGGAGTTCCTCCTTTTGCGGTTTTTCAAGACCCATCTTTAGATGATATGGCATTGAAATACCCTGTAACATTAGATGAACTTGCAAAAGTTCATGGTGTTGGTGAGGGGAAAGCCAAAAAATATGGTAAAGATTTCGTTGCGCTTATTTCAAAATATGTGGAAGACAACGATATTATGCGCCCTGATGATTTAATAGTTAAAAGTACTGGAGTTAATTCTGGATTAAAGTTATACATCATTCAAAATACTGATAGGAAATTGCCTTTAGAAGATATTGCTAAGTCTAAAGGTTTAGAAATGTCTGAATTAATAAAGGAGATGGAAGCTATTGTATTTTCTGGAACTAAACTTAATATTGATTATGCAGTAGATGACTTACTTGATGAGGATCAGCAGGAAGAAATTCATGATTATTTTATGGAAGCTGAGACAGATAAAATTCAAGAAGCCTTGGATGAGTTTGATGGAGATTATGATGATGATGAATTACGATTAATGCGTATTAAATTTACCAGTGAAATAGCTAACTAA
- a CDS encoding VOC family protein, whose translation MQASTYLHFNGNCKEAMTFYADVLGGEMTMLMQFKDAPEEVCKNIPEEAMELTMHCTVEAGGFSIMGSDFLNEKEAFTKGNNFAVSINTEDEDEAVAIFNGLSSDGAFVMMPFEDAFWGGKFGMLKDKYGVNWMVSLEEQIA comes from the coding sequence ATGCAAGCAAGTACTTACTTACATTTTAACGGAAATTGCAAAGAAGCAATGACTTTTTATGCAGATGTTTTAGGTGGTGAAATGACAATGTTGATGCAATTTAAAGATGCTCCAGAAGAGGTTTGTAAAAACATTCCTGAAGAAGCAATGGAATTAACAATGCATTGTACTGTAGAAGCAGGAGGTTTCTCTATTATGGGGTCTGATTTTTTAAATGAAAAAGAAGCGTTTACAAAAGGAAACAACTTTGCAGTAAGTATAAATACTGAAGATGAAGATGAAGCGGTTGCTATTTTTAATGGACTTTCTTCTGATGGGGCTTTTGTTATGATGCCTTTTGAAGATGCTTTTTGGGGAGGTAAGTTTGGAATGTTAAAAGATAAGTATGGTGTAAATTGGATGGTGTCTTTAGAAGAACAAATAGCGTAA